Proteins from one Haemorhous mexicanus isolate bHaeMex1 chromosome 34, bHaeMex1.pri, whole genome shotgun sequence genomic window:
- the LOC132340939 gene encoding fas-binding factor 1 homolog isoform X1, with translation MADGPGRARASRARSSSPDPIEDVLGELLGSDEEAPAPPSRGSHAPFPQGPMDQLEELDELDAEILGMPRAGSRPGKCGGKGPGSQKALPVRADVTFGDDVDDLMDSLGLGSDGAGSAPGTPGGQGLQKGRAGIQEKPGKAEFQTEPKGQEEPGPGEARVEPGFPFGSYEPSVASGTGRRQGRRCSVGSSSRRPSGAAWLGLKDEDFLGLGDEDPLGLGQKDKDATGLGSKDEDFLGSGSKDKDFLGVGSKDKDHPGLGLKDKDFLGLGQKEKDPPGSKDKDFLGVGSKDKDFLGLGQKNKDPPGLGQKDKDFLGLVPKNKDFPGLKDQDFLGLVPKSKDFPGLKDQDFLGPKAEDPPGPGAPGSPVLRERRCPGPALAPEPNSHPRRVPEPPEPGRLEPLLRTRPGGQVAAAVQEVPGPAMLAQEDLVWDLTLPRPENPRALPSWLCPEHPAAFPAQRHQEGPGALPSQQLQEGPGALPSQQRQEGPGALPSQQRQEGPGALPSQQHQEGPGAFPSQPHQEDLGSLPSRPHQEDLGSLPSRPHQEDLGSLPSQPHQDSQTLQSHPCQEHPGCGIALRSLQARLEELENQVQTLEQERARWGLVLQDLPESCHRSQDHPRPHDHPRSQDHPRPQDHPRSQKQDEQLTALQARLCQQQQDAERERSRLQEAMADLETRLGEREQLLEQERRRATAERCRADSLREALEEQRRLSAQLLAMERAALDEAKGAWLEEQRAELRDRSEERRRLAAAWAEFHSRERLSREREEQDKERALGVDSALKSLAKDQAELKFRSRELRSKEEQLARDREELDEAWRELRLEKEKVLRAEQRLQEREEEIRDLAERSVQQQQEGQRALREARRAQQEQRQRLQELHQQQEQLRQQEQRLAQGRRSLERQREQLRELQEELGPGLGTALGTGTTLETLPGMGTLLGTPRVAPVSPGLLPALGTLLGDSRDRDTLLSPPAASPVAPGLLPTLGTLLGDSGDSAAALYGHVLLLKHRARMDHDFLESERLFLESLRKGP, from the exons ATGGCGGACGGGCCGGGACGGGCCAGG GCTTCTCGGGCCCGGAGCAGCTCACCTG ATCCCATTGAGGATGTGCTCGGGGAGCTCCTGGGATCCGATG AGGAGGCCCCGGCTCCGCCCTCCCGAGGTTCCCACGCCCCCTTCCCACAG GGGCCCATGGatcagctggaggagctggacgAGCTGGATGCAGAAATCCTAGGAATGCCCAGAGCCGGGTCCAGGCCGGGGAAATGTGGCGGGAAGGGGCCGGGTTCCCAAAAAG ccctgcccgtcCGTGCCGATGTCACCTTTGGGGACGACGTCGATGACCTGATGGATTCCCTGGGACTTGGCAGCGACGGAGCCGGGAGCGCGCCGGGAACGCCGGGGGG CCAGGGGCTCCAGAAGGGCCGCGCTGGGATCCAGGAGAAGCCGGGAAAGGCGGAATTCCAGACGGAGCCcaaggggcaggaggagccag GGCCGGGCGAGGCCCGGGTGGAGCCGGGATTTCCCTTCGGATCCTACGAGCCCTCGGTGGCTTCAGGGACCGGGCGGAGACAGGGACGGAG GTGTTCGGTTGGGAGCAGCTCCCGTCGTCCCTCTGGGGCCgcctggctggggctgaagGACGAGGATTTCCTGGGACTGGGGGACGAGGATCCCCTGGGACTGGGACAGAAGGACAAGGATGCCACAGGACTGGGATCAAAGGACGAGGATTTCCTGGGGTCGGGATCGAAGGACAAGGATTTCCTTGGAGTGGGATCAAAGGACAAGGATCACCCGGGATTGGGATTGAAGGACAAGGATTTCCTGGGATTgggacagaaggaaaaggatCCCCCGGGATCAAAGGACAAGGATTTCCTTGGAGTGGGATCAAAGGACAAGGACTTCCTTGGACTGGGACAGAAGAACAAGGATCCCCCAGGACTGGGACAGAAGGACAAGGATTTCCTGGGACTGGTACCAAAGAACAAGGATTTCCCGGGATTGAAGGACCAGGATTTCCTGGGACTGGTACCAAAGAGCAAGGATTTCCCAGGATTGAAGGACCAGGATTTCCTGGGACCGAAGGCTGAGGACCCCCCGGGCCCCGGTGCCCCTGGATCCCCGGTGCTGCGGGAGCGgcgctgccctggccctgccctggccccgGAGCCGAATTCCCACCCCCGGAGGGTCCCggagcccccagagcccggCAG gctggagcccctGCTCAGGACACGGCCCGGCgggcaggtggcagcag CCGTGCAGGAGGTGCCAGGTCCTGCCATGCTCGCTCAG gagGATCTGGTGTGGGATCTAACCCTGCCACGTCCAGAGAATCCCCGAGCTCTCCCGTCCTGGCTCTGCCCGGAGCACCCCGCAgctttcccagcccagagaCACCAGGAGGGTCCTGGAGCTctgccatcccagcagctccaggagggtccTGGAGCTCTGCCATCCCAGCAGCGCCAGGAGGGTCCTGGAGCTCTGCCATCCCAGCAGCGCCAGGAGGGTCCTGGAGCTCTGccatcccagcagcaccaggagggtCCTGGAGctttcccatcccagccccaccaggaGGATCTGGGATCTCTCCCATCCCGGCCCCACCAGGAGGATCTGGGATCTCTCCCATCCCGGCCCCACCAGGAGGATCTGGGAtctctcccatcccagccccaccaggaTTCCCAAACTCTCCAATCCCACCCGTGCCAGGAGCATCCCGGCTGTGGGATCGCCCTGCGCAGCCTCCAGGCCcggctggaggagctggagaaccag GTGCAGACTCTGGAGCAGGAGCGGGCACGGTGGGGACTGGTCCTGCAGGACCTCCCGGAGAGCTGCCACAG ATCCCAGGATCACCCCAGACCCCATGATCACCCCAGATCCCAGGATCACCCCAGACCCCAGGATCACCCCAGATCCCAGAAGCAGGACGAGCAGCTCACAG CgctccaggccaggctgtgccagcaacAGCAGGATGCAGAGCGGGAGCGGAGCCGGCTCCAGGAGGCCATGGCTGACTTGGAGACCAGGCTGGGGGAgcgggagcagctcctggagcag gagcgCCGCCGCGCCACTGCTGAGCGCTGCCGGGCGGATTCGCTGCGGGAGGCGCTGGAGGAGCAGCGGCGGCTCTCGGCACAGCTGCTGGCCATGGAGAGGGCGGCACTGGACGAGGCCAAG GGCGCGTGGCTGGAGGAGCAGCGGGCGGAGCTGCGGGACCGCTCCGAGGAGCGGCGGCGCCTGGCGGCTGCCTGGGCCGAGTTCCACTCACGGGAGCGGCTGAGCCGGGAGCGGGAGGAGCAGGACAAGGAGCGTGCCCTGGGTGTGGACTCGGCGCTGAAGAGCCTGGCCAAG GATCAGGCAGAGCTGAAGTTCCGGAGCCGGGAGCTGAGATccaaggaggagcagctggccagggacagggaggagctggatgaGGCCTGGCGGGAGCTgaggctggagaaggagaaggttCTGCGGGCTGAGCAGCGCCTGCAGGAGCGGGAGGAGGAGATCCGTGACCTGGCCGAG CGCtcggtgcagcagcagcaggaggggcagcGGGCGCTGCGGGAGGCGCGCAGGGCGCAGCAGGAGCAGCGGCAgcggctgcaggagctgcaccagcagcaggagcagctgcggCAGCAGGAGCAGCGCCTGGCACAG GGCCGGCGGAGCCTGGAGCGGCAGCGGGAGCAGCTccgggagctgcaggaggagctgggccccggcctggggacagcgctggggacagggacaacgCTGgagacactgccagggatggggacactgctggggacaccgcggg tGGCTCCGGTGTCTCccgggctcctgccagccctggggacactcctgggggacagcagggacagggacactctgctgtcccctcctgcagcctctccgGTGGCCCCGGGGCTCCTGCCAaccctggggacactcctgggggacagcggggacagcgcggcCGCGCTCTACGGACACGTCCTGCTGCTGAAACACCGCGCCAGGATG gACCACGATTTCCTGGAGAGCGAGCGGCTCTTCCTGGAGAGCCTGAGAAAAGGGCCCTGA
- the LOC132340939 gene encoding fas-binding factor 1 homolog isoform X3 has translation MADGPGRARASRARSSSPDPIEDVLGELLGSDEEAPAPPSRGSHAPFPQGPMDQLEELDELDAEILGMPRAGSRPGKCGGKGPGSQKALPVRADVTFGDDVDDLMDSLGLGSDGAGSAPGTPGGQGLQKGRAGIQEKPGKAEFQTEPKGQEEPGPGEARVEPGFPFGSYEPSVASGTGRRQGRRCSVGSSSRRPSGAAWLGLKDEDFLGLGDEDPLGLGQKDKDATGLGSKDEDFLGSGSKDKDFLGVGSKDKDHPGLGLKDKDFLGLGQKEKDPPGSKDKDFLGVGSKDKDFLGLGQKNKDPPGLGQKDKDFLGLVPKNKDFPGLKDQDFLGLVPKSKDFPGLKDQDFLGPKAEDPPGPGAPGSPVLRERRCPGPALAPEPNSHPRRVPEPPEPGRLEPLLRTRPGGQVAAAVQEVPGPAMLAQEDLVWDLTLPRPENPRALPSWLCPEHPAAFPAQRHQEGPGALPSQQLQEGPGALPSQQRQEGPGALPSQQRQEGPGALPSQQHQEGPGAFPSQPHQEDLGSLPSRPHQEDLGSLPSRPHQEDLGSLPSQPHQDSQTLQSHPCQEHPGCGIALRSLQARLEELENQVQTLEQERARWGLVLQDLPESCHRSQDHPRPHDHPRSQDHPRPQDHPRSQKQDEQLTALQARLCQQQQDAERERSRLQEAMADLETRLGEREQLLEQERRRATAERCRADSLREALEEQRRLSAQLLAMERAALDEAKGAWLEEQRAELRDRSEERRRLAAAWAEFHSRERLSREREEQDKERALGVDSALKSLAKDQAELKFRSRELRSKEEQLARDREELDEAWRELRLEKEKVLRAEQRLQEREEEIRDLAERSVQQQQEGQRALREARRAQQEQRQRLQELHQQQEQLRQQEQRLAQGRRSLERQREQLRELQEELGPGLGTALGTGTTLETLPGMGTLLGTPRASPVAPGLLPTLGTLLGDSGDSAAALYGHVLLLKHRARMDHDFLESERLFLESLRKGP, from the exons ATGGCGGACGGGCCGGGACGGGCCAGG GCTTCTCGGGCCCGGAGCAGCTCACCTG ATCCCATTGAGGATGTGCTCGGGGAGCTCCTGGGATCCGATG AGGAGGCCCCGGCTCCGCCCTCCCGAGGTTCCCACGCCCCCTTCCCACAG GGGCCCATGGatcagctggaggagctggacgAGCTGGATGCAGAAATCCTAGGAATGCCCAGAGCCGGGTCCAGGCCGGGGAAATGTGGCGGGAAGGGGCCGGGTTCCCAAAAAG ccctgcccgtcCGTGCCGATGTCACCTTTGGGGACGACGTCGATGACCTGATGGATTCCCTGGGACTTGGCAGCGACGGAGCCGGGAGCGCGCCGGGAACGCCGGGGGG CCAGGGGCTCCAGAAGGGCCGCGCTGGGATCCAGGAGAAGCCGGGAAAGGCGGAATTCCAGACGGAGCCcaaggggcaggaggagccag GGCCGGGCGAGGCCCGGGTGGAGCCGGGATTTCCCTTCGGATCCTACGAGCCCTCGGTGGCTTCAGGGACCGGGCGGAGACAGGGACGGAG GTGTTCGGTTGGGAGCAGCTCCCGTCGTCCCTCTGGGGCCgcctggctggggctgaagGACGAGGATTTCCTGGGACTGGGGGACGAGGATCCCCTGGGACTGGGACAGAAGGACAAGGATGCCACAGGACTGGGATCAAAGGACGAGGATTTCCTGGGGTCGGGATCGAAGGACAAGGATTTCCTTGGAGTGGGATCAAAGGACAAGGATCACCCGGGATTGGGATTGAAGGACAAGGATTTCCTGGGATTgggacagaaggaaaaggatCCCCCGGGATCAAAGGACAAGGATTTCCTTGGAGTGGGATCAAAGGACAAGGACTTCCTTGGACTGGGACAGAAGAACAAGGATCCCCCAGGACTGGGACAGAAGGACAAGGATTTCCTGGGACTGGTACCAAAGAACAAGGATTTCCCGGGATTGAAGGACCAGGATTTCCTGGGACTGGTACCAAAGAGCAAGGATTTCCCAGGATTGAAGGACCAGGATTTCCTGGGACCGAAGGCTGAGGACCCCCCGGGCCCCGGTGCCCCTGGATCCCCGGTGCTGCGGGAGCGgcgctgccctggccctgccctggccccgGAGCCGAATTCCCACCCCCGGAGGGTCCCggagcccccagagcccggCAG gctggagcccctGCTCAGGACACGGCCCGGCgggcaggtggcagcag CCGTGCAGGAGGTGCCAGGTCCTGCCATGCTCGCTCAG gagGATCTGGTGTGGGATCTAACCCTGCCACGTCCAGAGAATCCCCGAGCTCTCCCGTCCTGGCTCTGCCCGGAGCACCCCGCAgctttcccagcccagagaCACCAGGAGGGTCCTGGAGCTctgccatcccagcagctccaggagggtccTGGAGCTCTGCCATCCCAGCAGCGCCAGGAGGGTCCTGGAGCTCTGCCATCCCAGCAGCGCCAGGAGGGTCCTGGAGCTCTGccatcccagcagcaccaggagggtCCTGGAGctttcccatcccagccccaccaggaGGATCTGGGATCTCTCCCATCCCGGCCCCACCAGGAGGATCTGGGATCTCTCCCATCCCGGCCCCACCAGGAGGATCTGGGAtctctcccatcccagccccaccaggaTTCCCAAACTCTCCAATCCCACCCGTGCCAGGAGCATCCCGGCTGTGGGATCGCCCTGCGCAGCCTCCAGGCCcggctggaggagctggagaaccag GTGCAGACTCTGGAGCAGGAGCGGGCACGGTGGGGACTGGTCCTGCAGGACCTCCCGGAGAGCTGCCACAG ATCCCAGGATCACCCCAGACCCCATGATCACCCCAGATCCCAGGATCACCCCAGACCCCAGGATCACCCCAGATCCCAGAAGCAGGACGAGCAGCTCACAG CgctccaggccaggctgtgccagcaacAGCAGGATGCAGAGCGGGAGCGGAGCCGGCTCCAGGAGGCCATGGCTGACTTGGAGACCAGGCTGGGGGAgcgggagcagctcctggagcag gagcgCCGCCGCGCCACTGCTGAGCGCTGCCGGGCGGATTCGCTGCGGGAGGCGCTGGAGGAGCAGCGGCGGCTCTCGGCACAGCTGCTGGCCATGGAGAGGGCGGCACTGGACGAGGCCAAG GGCGCGTGGCTGGAGGAGCAGCGGGCGGAGCTGCGGGACCGCTCCGAGGAGCGGCGGCGCCTGGCGGCTGCCTGGGCCGAGTTCCACTCACGGGAGCGGCTGAGCCGGGAGCGGGAGGAGCAGGACAAGGAGCGTGCCCTGGGTGTGGACTCGGCGCTGAAGAGCCTGGCCAAG GATCAGGCAGAGCTGAAGTTCCGGAGCCGGGAGCTGAGATccaaggaggagcagctggccagggacagggaggagctggatgaGGCCTGGCGGGAGCTgaggctggagaaggagaaggttCTGCGGGCTGAGCAGCGCCTGCAGGAGCGGGAGGAGGAGATCCGTGACCTGGCCGAG CGCtcggtgcagcagcagcaggaggggcagcGGGCGCTGCGGGAGGCGCGCAGGGCGCAGCAGGAGCAGCGGCAgcggctgcaggagctgcaccagcagcaggagcagctgcggCAGCAGGAGCAGCGCCTGGCACAG GGCCGGCGGAGCCTGGAGCGGCAGCGGGAGCAGCTccgggagctgcaggaggagctgggccccggcctggggacagcgctggggacagggacaacgCTGgagacactgccagggatggggacactgctggggacaccgcggg cctctccgGTGGCCCCGGGGCTCCTGCCAaccctggggacactcctgggggacagcggggacagcgcggcCGCGCTCTACGGACACGTCCTGCTGCTGAAACACCGCGCCAGGATG gACCACGATTTCCTGGAGAGCGAGCGGCTCTTCCTGGAGAGCCTGAGAAAAGGGCCCTGA
- the LOC132340939 gene encoding fas-binding factor 1 homolog isoform X2: MADGPGRARASRARSSSPDPIEDVLGELLGSDEEAPAPPSRGSHAPFPQGPMDQLEELDELDAEILGMPRAGSRPGKCGGKGPGSQKALPVRADVTFGDDVDDLMDSLGLGSDGAGSAPGTPGGQGLQKGRAGIQEKPGKAEFQTEPKGQEEPGPGEARVEPGFPFGSYEPSVASGTGRRQGRRCSVGSSSRRPSGAAWLGLKDEDFLGLGDEDPLGLGQKDKDATGLGSKDEDFLGSGSKDKDFLGVGSKDKDHPGLGLKDKDFLGLGQKEKDPPGSKDKDFLGVGSKDKDFLGLGQKNKDPPGLGQKDKDFLGLVPKNKDFPGLKDQDFLGLVPKSKDFPGLKDQDFLGPKAEDPPGPGAPGSPVLRERRCPGPALAPEPNSHPRRVPEPPEPGRLEPLLRTRPGGQVAAAVQEVPGPAMLAQEDLVWDLTLPRPENPRALPSWLCPEHPAAFPAQRHQEGPGALPSQQLQEGPGALPSQQRQEGPGALPSQQRQEGPGALPSQQHQEGPGAFPSQPHQEDLGSLPSRPHQEDLGSLPSRPHQEDLGSLPSQPHQDSQTLQSHPCQEHPGCGIALRSLQARLEELENQVQTLEQERARWGLVLQDLPESCHRSQDHPRPQDHPRSQKQDEQLTALQARLCQQQQDAERERSRLQEAMADLETRLGEREQLLEQERRRATAERCRADSLREALEEQRRLSAQLLAMERAALDEAKGAWLEEQRAELRDRSEERRRLAAAWAEFHSRERLSREREEQDKERALGVDSALKSLAKDQAELKFRSRELRSKEEQLARDREELDEAWRELRLEKEKVLRAEQRLQEREEEIRDLAERSVQQQQEGQRALREARRAQQEQRQRLQELHQQQEQLRQQEQRLAQGRRSLERQREQLRELQEELGPGLGTALGTGTTLETLPGMGTLLGTPRVAPVSPGLLPALGTLLGDSRDRDTLLSPPAASPVAPGLLPTLGTLLGDSGDSAAALYGHVLLLKHRARMDHDFLESERLFLESLRKGP; this comes from the exons ATGGCGGACGGGCCGGGACGGGCCAGG GCTTCTCGGGCCCGGAGCAGCTCACCTG ATCCCATTGAGGATGTGCTCGGGGAGCTCCTGGGATCCGATG AGGAGGCCCCGGCTCCGCCCTCCCGAGGTTCCCACGCCCCCTTCCCACAG GGGCCCATGGatcagctggaggagctggacgAGCTGGATGCAGAAATCCTAGGAATGCCCAGAGCCGGGTCCAGGCCGGGGAAATGTGGCGGGAAGGGGCCGGGTTCCCAAAAAG ccctgcccgtcCGTGCCGATGTCACCTTTGGGGACGACGTCGATGACCTGATGGATTCCCTGGGACTTGGCAGCGACGGAGCCGGGAGCGCGCCGGGAACGCCGGGGGG CCAGGGGCTCCAGAAGGGCCGCGCTGGGATCCAGGAGAAGCCGGGAAAGGCGGAATTCCAGACGGAGCCcaaggggcaggaggagccag GGCCGGGCGAGGCCCGGGTGGAGCCGGGATTTCCCTTCGGATCCTACGAGCCCTCGGTGGCTTCAGGGACCGGGCGGAGACAGGGACGGAG GTGTTCGGTTGGGAGCAGCTCCCGTCGTCCCTCTGGGGCCgcctggctggggctgaagGACGAGGATTTCCTGGGACTGGGGGACGAGGATCCCCTGGGACTGGGACAGAAGGACAAGGATGCCACAGGACTGGGATCAAAGGACGAGGATTTCCTGGGGTCGGGATCGAAGGACAAGGATTTCCTTGGAGTGGGATCAAAGGACAAGGATCACCCGGGATTGGGATTGAAGGACAAGGATTTCCTGGGATTgggacagaaggaaaaggatCCCCCGGGATCAAAGGACAAGGATTTCCTTGGAGTGGGATCAAAGGACAAGGACTTCCTTGGACTGGGACAGAAGAACAAGGATCCCCCAGGACTGGGACAGAAGGACAAGGATTTCCTGGGACTGGTACCAAAGAACAAGGATTTCCCGGGATTGAAGGACCAGGATTTCCTGGGACTGGTACCAAAGAGCAAGGATTTCCCAGGATTGAAGGACCAGGATTTCCTGGGACCGAAGGCTGAGGACCCCCCGGGCCCCGGTGCCCCTGGATCCCCGGTGCTGCGGGAGCGgcgctgccctggccctgccctggccccgGAGCCGAATTCCCACCCCCGGAGGGTCCCggagcccccagagcccggCAG gctggagcccctGCTCAGGACACGGCCCGGCgggcaggtggcagcag CCGTGCAGGAGGTGCCAGGTCCTGCCATGCTCGCTCAG gagGATCTGGTGTGGGATCTAACCCTGCCACGTCCAGAGAATCCCCGAGCTCTCCCGTCCTGGCTCTGCCCGGAGCACCCCGCAgctttcccagcccagagaCACCAGGAGGGTCCTGGAGCTctgccatcccagcagctccaggagggtccTGGAGCTCTGCCATCCCAGCAGCGCCAGGAGGGTCCTGGAGCTCTGCCATCCCAGCAGCGCCAGGAGGGTCCTGGAGCTCTGccatcccagcagcaccaggagggtCCTGGAGctttcccatcccagccccaccaggaGGATCTGGGATCTCTCCCATCCCGGCCCCACCAGGAGGATCTGGGATCTCTCCCATCCCGGCCCCACCAGGAGGATCTGGGAtctctcccatcccagccccaccaggaTTCCCAAACTCTCCAATCCCACCCGTGCCAGGAGCATCCCGGCTGTGGGATCGCCCTGCGCAGCCTCCAGGCCcggctggaggagctggagaaccag GTGCAGACTCTGGAGCAGGAGCGGGCACGGTGGGGACTGGTCCTGCAGGACCTCCCGGAGAGCTGCCACAG ATCCCAGGATCACCCCAGACCCCAGGATCACCCCAGATCCCAGAAGCAGGACGAGCAGCTCACAG CgctccaggccaggctgtgccagcaacAGCAGGATGCAGAGCGGGAGCGGAGCCGGCTCCAGGAGGCCATGGCTGACTTGGAGACCAGGCTGGGGGAgcgggagcagctcctggagcag gagcgCCGCCGCGCCACTGCTGAGCGCTGCCGGGCGGATTCGCTGCGGGAGGCGCTGGAGGAGCAGCGGCGGCTCTCGGCACAGCTGCTGGCCATGGAGAGGGCGGCACTGGACGAGGCCAAG GGCGCGTGGCTGGAGGAGCAGCGGGCGGAGCTGCGGGACCGCTCCGAGGAGCGGCGGCGCCTGGCGGCTGCCTGGGCCGAGTTCCACTCACGGGAGCGGCTGAGCCGGGAGCGGGAGGAGCAGGACAAGGAGCGTGCCCTGGGTGTGGACTCGGCGCTGAAGAGCCTGGCCAAG GATCAGGCAGAGCTGAAGTTCCGGAGCCGGGAGCTGAGATccaaggaggagcagctggccagggacagggaggagctggatgaGGCCTGGCGGGAGCTgaggctggagaaggagaaggttCTGCGGGCTGAGCAGCGCCTGCAGGAGCGGGAGGAGGAGATCCGTGACCTGGCCGAG CGCtcggtgcagcagcagcaggaggggcagcGGGCGCTGCGGGAGGCGCGCAGGGCGCAGCAGGAGCAGCGGCAgcggctgcaggagctgcaccagcagcaggagcagctgcggCAGCAGGAGCAGCGCCTGGCACAG GGCCGGCGGAGCCTGGAGCGGCAGCGGGAGCAGCTccgggagctgcaggaggagctgggccccggcctggggacagcgctggggacagggacaacgCTGgagacactgccagggatggggacactgctggggacaccgcggg tGGCTCCGGTGTCTCccgggctcctgccagccctggggacactcctgggggacagcagggacagggacactctgctgtcccctcctgcagcctctccgGTGGCCCCGGGGCTCCTGCCAaccctggggacactcctgggggacagcggggacagcgcggcCGCGCTCTACGGACACGTCCTGCTGCTGAAACACCGCGCCAGGATG gACCACGATTTCCTGGAGAGCGAGCGGCTCTTCCTGGAGAGCCTGAGAAAAGGGCCCTGA